One region of Vallitalea okinawensis genomic DNA includes:
- a CDS encoding sugar phosphate isomerase/epimerase family protein, with protein sequence MINNFSCSSSWNVHKAEMKDFSGYDMLKEIKELGFNQVELNYNVTEQMIREMYPLIESGQMTVSSLHNVCPKASPEFGPSSVFLGFEDNDKRRQAIEYTIRTVEYANRLDAEAIVIHSSKVIVCPEDDGYYNDKLRRVYLNDGVESQAYSQLFEEAISLRQRFNLVHTELIINSLEEICNYMAKKNIHVKLGLENRANYHEIPNSDEYEMIFTGLQGAPVYMWYDIGHGEMLDRLKTFDGHKVLEKYKDKLLGVHIHDLNENFEDHFAPYTKSNVLDNYLEYIHTAQIKVLELCQYNTPEMIKSGVSELIRRLN encoded by the coding sequence ATGATTAATAATTTCTCTTGCTCCTCTTCATGGAATGTGCATAAAGCTGAGATGAAAGATTTCTCAGGATATGATATGTTAAAAGAAATTAAAGAGTTAGGCTTCAATCAAGTGGAGTTAAACTATAATGTAACTGAACAAATGATAAGAGAGATGTATCCACTTATCGAATCAGGACAAATGACGGTTTCAAGCTTACATAATGTATGTCCAAAAGCATCACCAGAATTTGGACCATCTTCAGTATTTTTAGGGTTTGAGGATAATGACAAAAGGAGACAAGCCATTGAATATACCATTAGAACTGTTGAATACGCAAACAGGTTGGATGCAGAAGCCATTGTCATTCATTCAAGTAAAGTTATTGTATGTCCAGAAGATGATGGGTATTATAATGATAAGCTTCGTCGGGTATATCTTAATGATGGAGTAGAGTCTCAAGCATACAGTCAATTATTTGAAGAAGCTATTTCACTTAGGCAGAGATTTAATTTAGTACATACAGAATTAATAATCAATAGTTTAGAAGAGATATGCAACTATATGGCTAAGAAGAACATACATGTGAAATTAGGGTTGGAGAATAGAGCCAATTACCATGAAATACCTAACTCCGATGAATATGAAATGATTTTCACAGGTTTACAAGGAGCACCTGTTTATATGTGGTATGATATTGGACATGGAGAAATGTTAGACAGGTTAAAGACTTTTGATGGGCACAAAGTACTGGAAAAATATAAGGATAAATTGTTAGGGGTTCATATTCATGATCTTAATGAGAACTTTGAGGATCATTTTGCTCCTTATACGAAAAGCAACGTATTGGATAATTATCTTGAATACATTCATACTGCTCAGATTAAAGTTCTAGAGCTCTGTCAATACAATACACCTGAGATGATAAAAAGTGGAGTAAGTGAACTTATACGAAGGCTCAATTAA